From the genome of Arvicola amphibius chromosome 9, mArvAmp1.2, whole genome shotgun sequence:
ATAAATCTGGTGCTGCAAAGATCTTGCCAGGAGTTAGGAAACACTGTCACAGAATGGAAAACAGATTATTACAGTCAAGTGAGACATGATGAGACTATACGGTAGcacacttttggtttttttttttttaatttacctatttatttatatattaaaaaaaaagtctcatgcCATCCAACTCAGCCTCGTGTGACTGCAAACTTGCTGTGacgccaaagatgaccttgaccttccggtcttcctgcttccacctcccaagtgctgaggctaCAGATGGGCATGTTCTGTCAGCGCAATGCTGAGGACGGAACCCGGGGAGTCACACAATGCAAAGCAAGCCCTCTACCATCTGAACCGCCTCCTCGGGCCTtaattggttgttttttttttttttattttttgacacaaaGTCTCATGTTCTCATTTGATTGATAACCAGAGAAATTAGGGCCTGTGCCCGAGGACACGGGAGTGAATGGCAGCATGGGGTGGTCCCTGCCAGGTTGGGTCTGTCCTGCCAGTGGGTAGTGGGATATGAGTGACAGCAGCATGGAAAACCATCCTTTAGTGAATGCTTGAAAGAGGGACACTGCAATAAAGTAAATTTCGTGGGACCTCTGAAACCTACGGAATACcagcctccagccccagcctccagACCTCTGCGGCATCAGCCTCGGGGGTGGGCAGCTCAGCGGCAGTGGGTCTCCAGCACATGGACACTTTGCCAAGAAAACCAGTGAATGCCTGGATTGTGGGGAGAGCATGTGGGAAGCCCCAGTCACAGGATGCTCTGCACGAGAGCCCATCAACTTGAGGAGCTTAGAGACCAGACAGGGCATTTGTGGAAGTCCCCATTTCAGGAGCAACAACGTCCCTCGAGAAGCTCCACACACTCTGTTGCGATCCTGCGCTCACCTCACGACCTCCTCTCTGTTGGAGTCCTGTGGTTTCATCAGACATTATAGCCTACCAATGTCAGTGCcaatccccacccccagcagaggTCTTCTCTTTTCTAGTATCCTTGTGACCTGCACCAAGTAAGATCCTGGGCTCAGCACCAGCTCTGCCCTTACTAACCAACCCTGCTCTTTGGCACCTGGTGAGGTGACCAGTGGGAGGCCACCTGAGTTCAGCCCTCTGTCATTCCCAGGGCACTGAGCTGGTGCCTCCCAGCAACAGCCTTGTGTAATAAAGTGGCAGCAGCACCGTGTGGGTGCCTTGTGATCAGGTCTAGATGAGGCACAGTGCATGGAAAACACCATAGTAAAAGGGCCCAAAATGGAACAAGGGTGTGAAGTGAATGAACAAGCATGAATTCATTCTCTGCCCTACACAGGTCTGGAAAGTTAGGGAGAATCCAGTCAGTGGGGTTACCCACCCAAACTACTGCCAGCCTAGAATTTAGCTCCCAGGCTCATTCTCTTCATGGGGGTATGGTGTTGACCAGGCTTTCAGACatggggagagaggcagacacacactGGAAGGGGCAGCTCCTCTTTGATGGAGGATGTACAATCAATCACTAGAGCTGACTGATGGGGTCCTGGAGCTGGACCACAGACAAAGAATGGAGAAAACatgtaggcagagtttctctgtgtcctagcAGCtcctcccaaataaccacatagagacttaatattaattataaatatccgaccgatagcttaggcttatcttCAACCAGCTCTTACagctgaaattaacccatttctattaatctgttgcTGCCCCAAGGtttgtttacctcatctatgaacttcccaTGTTCCACATCTGGTTCAAGACTCCTCAGACCCTGCCCTTCTTCTTTTcggcattctctctgccctgaaagcCCTGCCTAGCTATCGGCCAGTccatttttattaacaatgagggCAACACATGTTCACAATgtgcagaaggattattccacagcagaaaccCCTCAGGCTTCACAGCTGGACAAAGCCTGCCCTCACCCTCCCAGTTGTGACTGTCCTTTGTTTCCGAATAGACTGGAGATCACAGAAGCTCCTGAAGTCCTGATGAGATTGGTGTCATCCTAAAATAGAATCCTCAGGGTCCATCTGAAGGGTAAGGTATCCTGGGGCTAAAGGCTACACAGATGGCATCACACGTAGCAACTGTGCTAATGCCAGGGTTGACCTACGACTTGTTCAAGGAAAACCTGTCCCAGCATCTGCCCTTCGCCCACAGCCAGACTGCAGGCCTCTCCACAGGGTTTTCATTTGCCAAGAATCTTTGAACTCAGGTTAAAGCAGCAAACTTCACTACCGGTCCAGGAATCAGCAGGTAACATGCACTGGAGGTCAGCTCTTTTGAAGTGGTGATtctcagactcaggtcctctgaggtAGTTGCAAGGAGGGAGCCATGGGATATATGAAAAGAAGAAGCCCCCCAAAGAGTTCACTGTgcctcctggggggggggggggagggacctTCCACAATCCCCAGTCACAGATTCACAGCCATGATGTCTTCCTTGCACCAGCACGTGGAGGCCAGCAGATGGCGACCTTGGAGACAGAGCGCCACATACAGCACCCTGGACAGTGGCAAGGGTCTCCTTCAGCCTAAAGCCTCTGCCTGTGGTCCAGCTCCAGGACCTCCCGTCTTCAGCTCTAGTGATTGTACTCAGTGAACATTCTCTCTTAGAATCCTTCTGACTGGAGTAGAAGTACCACACCTAAGGCTATGAAACATTTCCGTCACATGATGACACCTGGCCCCAAGCAGCTGGAGCTGGACCGAGTGGGAGTTCTGTGCCTATCGGCTGAGATAGATAAAGCAGACACTGAGGATCAGCAGCACCCAGCTGGCGTGAAGGCTCACGGTACTGTTGCAGAGGTCCGTGTTGCAGCAGGAGACCTTGGAGTTATTCTGGTTCTGAAGGACATCAGGACAGGTAAATCCACATGTTCTTGTTATGAGTGTTTGCTGGCCTGGGGGTGCTGGAAacagagagcagaaggggagCCATTTACTGAGAGACGTATAAGAACCACTCCTGGCCCTATTAACAAACCCAGGCCACCTACAACCTCCAGTTCAGAGGGACACACAGCAAGACGTCAGGAGGGTCAAACTCAAGTTGTGACCAGAAACAGGGCTCAGTATGTGGCCAAGATTAAGGATTAATATGTAACCCAGGGTCGGAGATAATTGTGATGAAGACCAAGACTCAGATCGTGACCAGGTATAAGGTTCAGAATATGACCAGAATTAGGACTCAAAGTGGGATCCAAGGTCAGGGCTCAGGAATACGACTAGGGCTACCCACTCcctacttttctcctctttcctttctgagcagccagcactcttgaGAAGGGTTAGAACTGCATGTTTCTCATGGCTGCACTACATATGGTGGCTCACTTGGAATATTCCACCCACTCTAAGACAGTACTGTTGGTTCCATTTTGAAGGGAGGGCAGTGCACTCAAAACCTCTCAACAACTGAGAGGACTCTCAGGGCCATATcttcccagccccccccccccaactctacCAGCAAGTTGCCTTACCCTAGCATCCCCGGGTGCCAGATGAAAGGTTCCATCCCCTGTCCCACCCCCCTAGGACCAAGGTACTCACCATACCAGTTGGTCAAGCAGTAGCGGCTCTTGTCGCTGCAAGATCTAGGGTTGTAGCAGTTTCCTGTGGTGCTACTACACTCGTGACATTTCAGTGCCTGAGCTGGAGGGACACACCAGGGGGTCAGATTCCATAACCACACCAGACAGCACAGGATGCATAGACAGTTCTGTGGGAAGCACTAACCACCGAGCAACCCATTCTGTCCCCCAATCACCCACATAGACAGCCCCTCAGCAGCCACACTGAGACACAGGGGCAGAGGGCTCTGTCTCTGGTCCAGGAAACCAAAGCTCTAAGCAACCAGCAGTCCATGCTGCTGGTCATAACCCACAGCAGAAGGTCACCAGCCACATGATGCTAATCCCACAAGACTTGgtaaaagagacagaaagtcCAACAGAATATCTAGACTTAATAGAAATGGTGAGTAGGGagaaccagtgagatggctcagtgggtagaggagcttgctgccaagcccccAAAGATCTGAGCTCAATCTCCAtaaactcacatggtagaagagaattAATTCCAACAAGTTGTCAAGTTGTCCCCGGATCCCCACATGCATACTTTGACatgaccacatacacacacacacacacacacacacacacacgcacacacgcacacacgcacgcacagagagaggagagagagagagagagagagagagagagagagagagagagagagagagagaatataaatgtAATGAAAGAATTTTAAGGCTAGTGAAGGTACCACAAAAGAGTTTCACAGCTAGACTGTGTCCCACTCCCAGATCAGGCAGCCCAGCTGTGAGGCCTCCAGCAGGTCCTGTTCCCTATACCAGCACCTCCTCTGGACAGCAGGACTACATCAT
Proteins encoded in this window:
- the LOC119822273 gene encoding lymphocyte antigen 6D-like, with product MRTHLLWLLPLILLGSSAQALKCHECSSTTGNCYNPRSCSDKSRYCLTNWYAPPGQQTLITRTCGFTCPDVLQNQNNSKVSCCNTDLCNSTVSLHASWVLLILSVCFIYLSR